A region from the Arachis ipaensis cultivar K30076 chromosome B01, Araip1.1, whole genome shotgun sequence genome encodes:
- the LOC107608487 gene encoding peptidyl-tRNA hydrolase, mitochondrial-like, whose translation MCFSSAAAPLPWLFMGLGNPGDKYRGTRHNVEFEMIDAFAASVGIPMDTVYCKALFRKGFVGNIPIFFAKPQTYMNLSGDQ comes from the exons ATGTGCTTTTCTTCTGCTGCTGCTCCACTCCCATGGCTTTTTATGGGGCTCGGAAACCCTGGTGACAAGTACAGAGGAACTAGACACAAT GTGGAATTTGAGATGATTGATGCATTTGCTGCGTCAGTAGGAATTCCTATGGATACAGTCTACTGCAAAGCTCTCTTTAGAAAGG GTTTTGTTGGTAATATCCCTATTTTCTTCGCCAAGCCTCAAACATATATGAATTTGAGTGGTGATCAGTAA